From a single Osmerus mordax isolate fOsmMor3 chromosome 14, fOsmMor3.pri, whole genome shotgun sequence genomic region:
- the LOC136956274 gene encoding uncharacterized protein encodes MDLADIECYTCGKKGHMARTCPDGYQVRREERKWGTPQRGRGPSRGRGRDHVKKADGETEAEPTSFCFRMSDCPTQRGNKKGLMVDCGATTHMINDATKFKTVDKSFRPEDHMIELADGSKVSGMAKMRGDAEVYLLDSEGQQVKTRLKQALYIPSFPQNIFSVKAATANGAEVRFKDGNDWLVHKDGTMFKMDVYGNINKTLLHDVSYNISNVLSAYLSHCTPHNTTFAWLKSRIDDLVSDYKDRLAVQSPASQTRSKRDLFADVTGLFGTGNSLANTYQITRQSQYSTWLANQIATGFQHITSGSDNIIKAVSSEAKALLTLSHMMFNQTHNLESELACRSYAQDLYVAARQEILDLRLRKTPRHALTDLVSLLDLNRWFNSTNMKNIHYAELLSTIMMYDNNECEGFIVFYVTFPFIHPNQVFPNSTTIRSLGVIVKDQIIKWDPITGYMTVKRNDDLFTTRSCCHETSSYVICTCNTLQPVSFNDTKLINVNSLHGYSDAIQVSHTQWCVVSEMTSFSYGGLTCPANHTFCLEVREDTGMTQQAYTWWDWVFRGCVIASLLILAVTLFQCCYYKHLINSLRTAMVTTLIPVPLNLSVFHGNKRGKL; translated from the exons atGGACCTGGCTGATATCGAGTGTTACACGTGCGGTAAAAAGGGACACATGGCCAGGACATGTCCTGACGGATACCAGGTGAGAAGAGAGGAACGAAAATGGGGCACACCACAGCGGGGAAGGGGACCTAGCCGAGGACGAGGCCGTGACCATGTGAAGAAAGCTGATGGAGAAACGGAGGCAGAGCCTACATCTTTCTGTTTCAGGATGAGTGACTGTCCTACACAAAGAGGAAACAAGAAAGGTCTCATGGTCGACTGCGGCGCTACAACACACATGATCAACGACGCCACAAAGTTCAAAACAGTTGACAAGAGCTTCAGACCCGAGGACCACATGATCGAGCTTGCTGACGGATCCAAGGTGAGCGGGATGGCGAAGATGAGGGGAGACGCCGAAGTCTACTTGCTGGACAGCGAGGGACAACAGGTGAAAACGAGGCTCAAGCAAGCACTCTACATCCCATCGTTTCCACAAAACATCTTTTCAGTCAAAGCAGCGACAGCCAACGGAGCTGAGGTCCGCTTCAAGGACGGTAATGACTGGCTGGTCCACAAGGATGGTACCATGTTCAAAATGGACGTGTATG GGAACATCAACAAGACCCTTTTGCATGATGTTTCTTATAACATTTCTAATGTTTTATCTGCATATTTGTCACACTGCACCCCACACAACACTACATTTGCATGGCTTAAGTCACGTATTGATGACCTAGTATCTGATTACAAGGACAGGCTAGCTGTCCAGTCCCCAGCTTCACAAACACGCTCTAAGCGTGACTTATTTGCTGATGTAACAGGTCTTTTTGGCACTGGTAATTCTTTAGCCAACACCTATCAGATAACTAGACAATCACAATACAGCACATGGCTTGCGAATCAAATTGCCACAGGTTTCCAACATATCACAAGTGGCAGTGATAACATAATTAAGGCAGTTAGCTCCGAAGCCAAGGCTCTATTAACGCTTAGTCATATGATGTTTAATCAGACACACAATCTAGAGTCTGAATTAGCATGTAGAAGTTATGCTCAGGATTTGTATGTTGCTGCACGTCAGGAGATTCTTGATCTTAGACTTCGCAAAACTCCTCGTCATGCTTTAACTGACCTTGTTTCCTTGTTAGACCTGAACAGGTGGTTCAACTCCACCAACATGAAAAATATCCATTACGCTGAGTTATTGTCCACTATAATGATGTATGACAATAATGAATGTGAAGGTTTTATTGTTTTTTATGTGACTTTTCCATTTATACACCCCAACCAAGTTTTTCCAAATTCCACTACCATACGCTCCCTGGGCGTCATTGTTAAAGACCAAATTATTAAGTGGGACCCTATTACCGGCTATATGACTGTTAAGAGAAATGACGATTTATTTACCACTCGTTCTTGCTGTCATGAGACTTCAAGTTATGTTATTTGTACATGTAACACATTACAGCCTGTGTCCTTTAATGACACAAAATTGATCAATGTTAATTCACTTCATGGTTATTCTGATGCTATTCaagtgtctcacacacagtggTGCGTGGTCAGTGAAATGACTTCCTTCTCATACGGAGGTCTAACCTGCCCAGCTAACCACACCTTCTgcctggaggtgagggaagaCACAGGGATGACTCAGCAAGCCTACACCTGGTGGGACTGGGTGTTCCGTGGGTGTGTCATCGCCAGCCTCCTCATTTTAGCTGTCACCCTGTTCCAGTGTTGCTATTACAAGCATCTCATCAATTCTCTCCGAACAGCCATGGTCACTACTTTAATTCCTGTTCCCCTGAACCTTTCTGTGTTCCATGGGAACAAAAGGGGGAAACtgtag
- the LOC136956038 gene encoding prosaposin-like has protein sequence MTGRYCIKVVIHLPCTLDLSHQAHNQLIMAFFKITLLVFIAHQSSALARVIDAEGNRNVWDNLTTGDTCQDCTQIFELLLDMFSNRDIQEKIKESLEELCERLPGPGASKICKNQIDKNLPMAIAFLTSTVKPGQVCNMLGLCGTQSDISQQNLLISHIREAMRAAMIVSEVQSTQECTFCIYIVKTVERLLPKERTESAVIDLLGRVCGILPASVKDQCEGLIEKYGKKLLDLLLSYATPQAICSIIHMCKGQETQMFVESGLVSDCDSCVILAVLSRLNLGSNATEIQTSSYLSSVCQLHPNILPKCDSFTKYHGEQLKGFLGKKGPPLDVCGKVGLCGGMGGPAGQEGNPCTVGSSYTCRCLKTALECGTVPFCQEHIWE, from the exons ATGACAGGCAGATACTGTATAAAAGTAGTCATACACCTACCCTGCACCTTAGATCTGTCTCACCAGGCACACAACCAACTCATCATGGCTTTCTTTAAGATCACTTTGCTTGTCTTCATTGCCCACCAGAGCTCTG CTCTTGCCAGGGTTATTGATGCTGAAGGAAACAGAAATGTGTGGGACAACCTGACA ACAGGGGACACCTGCCAGGACTGTACCCAAATATTTGAACTTCTTCTTGATATGTTCTCCAACAGAGACATTCAG GAAAAGATCAAAGAAAGtctggaggagctgtgtgaacgtctgccaggaccaggagcctctaaaatctgcaaaaatcagATTGACAAGAACCTTCCCATGGCAATTGCTTTCTTGACTTCCACTGTT AAACCAGGTCAGGTTTGCAATATGTTGGGACTCTGTGGCACCCAGTCAGATATATCGCAACAGAACCTGCTGATAAGTCACATTCGAGAAGCTATGAGGGCAGCCATGATAGTTTCAGAG GTGCAATCTACTCAAGAGTGTACCTTCTGCATTTATATAGTAAAAACGGTTGAGCGCCTGCTGCCCAAAGAAAGAACTGAG AGTGCTGTGATTGACTTGCTCGGAAGAGTGTGTGGCATTCTTCCTGCCTCTGTCAAGGACCAGTGTGAGGGTCTGATTGAGAAATACGGTAAGAAGTTGCTGGACTTGCTCCTAAGCTATGCCACCCCTCAGGCCATCTGCTCCATCATCCACATGTGCAAGGGCCAGGAGACTCAGATGTTCGTGG AGAGCGGTCTTGTCTCTGACTGCGACTCTTGTGTGATCCTGGCTGTTCTGAGTCGCCTTAACTTGGGTTCCAAtgccacagagatacagacatCATCTTACCTAAGCTCTGTTTGCCAGCTGCACCCCAACATCCTTCCTAAG TGTGACAGCTTTACCAAGTACCATGGGGAACAACTGAAGGGGTTTTTGGGTAAAAAGGGTCCTCCCCTTGATGTGTGTGGG AAAGTGGGCCTGTGTGGAGGAATGGGCGGGCCAGCAGGGCAAGAAGGAAACCCCTGCACCGTGGGTAGCAGCTACACGTGCAGATGTCTGAAGACTGCTCTGGAATGTGGG ACAGTGCCCTTTTGCCAGGAACATATTTGGGAATAG